The Actinopolyspora erythraea genome has a segment encoding these proteins:
- a CDS encoding MerR family transcriptional regulator — protein sequence MDAESSACGAVSATANDSGGDGCGPDERVTADGPVAPKLSVAAVARRLGVAPATLRTWDRRYGLGPTEHSSGRHRRYGPEDVARLELMQHALLRGASPAEAARYAHATAVRHGGATVAMSAGRPEGDPSVDASPCEPPGGDPEPGPAARSVVDVGEDGAVLLSGVLGEDDAAPVERVDTANTGGRGLRLGGANPLARGLGRAVLALDTFSAQRILRRSVERDGVGVTRSDVLRPVFRALSELRERTGSGSELPRLLEDAAATALRSVMADAPRPSTPRPVLLASATGEQQSTDLLALAAALAHAGVGHRLFAPALPREGLEAAIRRTAPAAVLVWSEYSAFADPRLVTGLPQPRQRVRVFAAGGGWSPEALPEQVEHLDSWERALERLGELVRNTTESQW from the coding sequence GTGGACGCCGAATCGTCCGCGTGCGGAGCTGTGTCCGCCACCGCGAACGACTCCGGAGGCGACGGGTGCGGGCCCGACGAGCGGGTGACGGCCGACGGTCCCGTCGCCCCGAAGCTGTCGGTGGCGGCCGTCGCGCGCAGGCTGGGGGTCGCTCCCGCTACGTTGCGTACCTGGGACCGTCGGTACGGGCTCGGGCCCACCGAGCACTCCTCCGGGCGGCACCGACGTTACGGTCCGGAGGACGTCGCCCGGTTGGAGCTGATGCAGCACGCCCTGCTGCGCGGGGCCTCTCCGGCGGAGGCGGCCCGCTACGCGCACGCCACCGCCGTGCGGCACGGCGGGGCGACGGTCGCGATGAGCGCGGGCAGGCCGGAGGGGGATCCCTCCGTCGACGCCTCCCCGTGCGAGCCGCCCGGGGGCGATCCGGAGCCGGGTCCGGCCGCGCGCTCCGTGGTCGACGTGGGTGAGGACGGCGCGGTGCTGCTGAGCGGGGTGCTCGGCGAGGACGACGCCGCGCCCGTCGAACGGGTCGACACGGCCAACACCGGTGGTCGAGGACTGCGGCTCGGCGGAGCGAACCCGCTCGCGCGCGGTCTCGGGCGTGCCGTGCTGGCGTTGGACACGTTCTCCGCGCAGCGCATCCTGCGCAGGAGCGTCGAGCGGGACGGGGTCGGGGTGACGCGCAGCGACGTGCTCCGCCCCGTGTTCCGGGCGCTGTCCGAGCTGCGGGAGCGCACCGGGAGCGGTTCCGAGCTGCCCAGGCTGCTGGAGGACGCCGCGGCCACGGCGCTGCGTTCGGTGATGGCCGACGCCCCCAGGCCGAGCACCCCGCGTCCGGTGCTGCTCGCCTCCGCCACGGGTGAGCAGCAGTCCACGGACCTGCTGGCGCTGGCCGCCGCGCTGGCGCACGCCGGTGTCGGCCATCGGTTGTTCGCCCCCGCGTTGCCCCGGGAGGGGCTCGAAGCGGCCATCAGGCGTACGGCCCCCGCGGCGGTGCTCGTGTGGTCCGAGTACTCGGCCTTCGCCGACCCCAGGCTGGTCACGGGGCTTCCCCAGCCGCGTCAGCGGGTCCGGGTGTTCGCGGCGGGCGGTGGTTGGTCACCCGAGGCGTTGCCCGAGCAGGTGGAGCACCTCGACTCCTGGGAAAGGGCGCTGGAGCGGCTCGGCGAGCTGGTGCGGAACACCACCGAAAGTCAATGGTGA
- a CDS encoding WhiB family transcriptional regulator, which translates to MADTRRLPGPNADIWDWQIQGLCRGMDSAYFFHPDGERGPARARREAKAKEVCHRCPVLEQCRRHALTVQEPYGIWGGLSESEREVMIKNSRKTDAPLPV; encoded by the coding sequence ATGGCGGACACACGACGTCTTCCCGGGCCGAACGCCGATATCTGGGACTGGCAGATACAGGGCCTGTGCCGGGGAATGGACAGCGCTTACTTCTTTCACCCGGACGGGGAGCGAGGACCCGCCAGAGCCAGGCGTGAGGCCAAGGCGAAGGAAGTGTGCCATCGCTGCCCGGTCCTGGAGCAGTGCCGCAGGCACGCACTCACCGTGCAGGAGCCCTACGGCATCTGGGGCGGGCTCTCGGAGTCGGAACGCGAGGTAATGATCAAGAACAGCCGCAAGACGGACGCACCGCTGCCGGTGTGA
- the groL gene encoding chaperonin GroEL (60 kDa chaperone family; promotes refolding of misfolded polypeptides especially under stressful conditions; forms two stacked rings of heptamers to form a barrel-shaped 14mer; ends can be capped by GroES; misfolded proteins enter the barrel where they are refolded when GroES binds): protein MAKQISFEEEARRSLERGVNQLADSVKVTLGPRGRHVVLDKQFGGPQITNDGVTIAREIDLEDPYENLGAQLVKNVATKTNDVAGDGTTTATVLAQALVSGGLRNLAAGANPSSLGSGIQQATDAVIGSLKEQSTPVKGRDNIAQIATVSSRDENIGSLVGEAMERVGDDGVITVEESSTLATELEVTEGVQFDKGYVSPYFVTDSERQEAVLEDAQVLLHQDKISNMQELLPLLERVANDGKPLLIIAEDVEGEALSTLVVNAVRKTFKVVAVKAPYFGDRRKAFLQDLAAVTGAQLISPDVGLKLSEVGPEVLGTVRRVTVTKDNTTIVDGGGSKDDVQARVKQIRNEIEASDSDWDREKLQERLAKLAGGVAVLKVGAATETEMKERKSRIEDAVAAAKAAAEEGSIPGGGSSLVHASKTLENNLGLSGDEATGVQLVRGALESPLFWIANNAGEEGAVVVSKVRDMKWGEGFNAADLTFGDLTGPGVVDPLKVTRSAVSNAASIARMVLTTESAVVDKPEEEEDSSGGHSH from the coding sequence ATGGCTAAGCAAATCAGCTTCGAGGAGGAGGCGCGCCGCTCCCTCGAGCGCGGCGTCAACCAGCTCGCCGACTCCGTGAAGGTCACCCTGGGACCGCGCGGTCGGCACGTCGTACTGGACAAGCAGTTCGGCGGGCCGCAGATCACCAACGACGGTGTGACGATCGCCCGCGAGATCGACCTGGAGGACCCGTACGAGAACCTGGGTGCCCAGCTCGTCAAGAACGTCGCGACCAAGACCAACGACGTCGCCGGTGACGGCACCACCACCGCCACCGTGCTGGCGCAGGCGCTGGTCAGCGGCGGGTTGCGCAACCTGGCCGCCGGCGCCAACCCCTCCTCGCTGGGGAGTGGCATCCAGCAGGCGACCGACGCGGTGATCGGCTCCCTCAAGGAGCAGTCCACCCCGGTCAAGGGGCGCGACAACATCGCCCAGATCGCCACCGTCTCCTCGCGCGACGAGAACATCGGCTCGCTGGTCGGCGAGGCGATGGAGCGGGTCGGCGACGACGGCGTCATCACCGTCGAGGAGTCCTCGACGCTGGCCACCGAGCTGGAGGTCACCGAGGGCGTCCAGTTCGACAAGGGCTACGTCTCGCCGTACTTCGTCACCGACTCCGAGCGGCAGGAAGCCGTGCTGGAGGACGCCCAGGTGCTGCTGCACCAGGACAAGATCTCCAACATGCAGGAGCTGCTGCCCCTGCTGGAGCGCGTGGCCAACGACGGCAAGCCGCTGCTGATCATCGCCGAGGACGTCGAGGGCGAGGCGCTGTCCACGCTGGTGGTCAACGCCGTGCGCAAGACCTTCAAGGTCGTCGCCGTCAAGGCTCCCTACTTCGGTGACCGCAGGAAGGCCTTCCTGCAGGACCTGGCCGCCGTCACGGGCGCGCAGCTGATCTCGCCGGACGTGGGCCTCAAGCTCTCCGAGGTCGGCCCCGAGGTGCTGGGCACCGTCCGCCGCGTGACCGTCACCAAGGACAACACCACGATCGTCGACGGTGGCGGCAGCAAGGACGACGTGCAGGCCCGGGTCAAGCAGATCCGCAACGAGATCGAGGCCAGTGACTCGGACTGGGACCGCGAGAAGCTGCAGGAGCGGCTCGCCAAGCTCGCCGGTGGCGTCGCCGTGCTCAAGGTCGGTGCGGCCACCGAGACCGAGATGAAGGAACGCAAGTCCCGCATCGAGGACGCCGTGGCCGCCGCGAAGGCCGCCGCAGAGGAGGGCAGCATCCCGGGCGGTGGTTCCAGCCTGGTGCACGCCTCCAAGACGCTGGAGAACAACCTCGGCCTCTCGGGTGACGAGGCCACCGGTGTCCAGCTGGTGCGCGGTGCCCTCGAGTCCCCGCTGTTCTGGATCGCCAACAACGCGGGCGAGGAAGGCGCCGTCGTGGTCTCCAAGGTCCGCGACATGAAGTGGGGCGAGGGCTTCAACGCCGCCGACCTCACCTTCGGCGACCTCACCGGCCCCGGCGTGGTGGACCCGCTCAAGGTGACCCGTTCCGCGGTCTCCAACGCGGCCTCCATCGCCCGCATGGTCCTGACGACCGAGAGCGCCGTGGTCGACAAGCCCGAGGAGGAGGAAGACTCCTCCGGTGGGCACAGCCACTGA